The proteins below come from a single Streptomyces sp. SCSIO 75703 genomic window:
- a CDS encoding 2Fe-2S iron-sulfur cluster-binding protein produces MDSQHDSAAPAPRPAEAPHSEVTLRVDGKPHTLTVDHRRVLLDLLREDLGLIGAKEGCDHGQCGACTVLVDGRRVNGCLQLAVALDGSEVTTVEGLGADGEDLHPLQRSFLDRDAFQCGYCTPGQICSAVGALAEAAAGHPSHVTDPAAPSGEPVPLDRAEIRERMSGNLCRCGAYPRIADAIEDVIP; encoded by the coding sequence ATGGACAGCCAGCACGACAGCGCCGCACCCGCGCCCCGCCCCGCCGAGGCCCCGCACTCGGAGGTCACCCTGCGGGTCGACGGCAAACCGCACACGCTCACCGTCGACCACCGACGCGTCCTGCTGGACCTCCTGCGCGAGGACCTGGGGCTGATCGGTGCCAAGGAGGGCTGCGACCACGGCCAGTGCGGCGCCTGCACGGTCCTGGTCGACGGCCGCCGCGTCAACGGCTGCCTCCAGCTCGCCGTGGCCCTGGACGGCAGCGAGGTCACCACCGTCGAGGGGCTCGGCGCGGACGGCGAGGATCTGCACCCGTTGCAGCGGTCGTTCCTGGACCGCGACGCCTTCCAGTGCGGCTACTGCACCCCCGGCCAGATCTGCTCCGCCGTCGGCGCGCTCGCCGAGGCCGCCGCCGGGCACCCCTCGCACGTCACCGATCCGGCCGCGCCCTCCGGCGAACCCGTGCCGCTGGACCGCGCGGAGATCCGGGAGCGGATGAGCGGCAACCTGTGCCGCTGTGGCGCCTACCCGCGCATCGCCGACGCCATCGAGGACGTGATCCCGTGA
- a CDS encoding xanthine dehydrogenase family protein molybdopterin-binding subunit: MTGTETVLGAPAERREGREKVTGAARYAAEYDHPGRALAWPVPATVARGRVTAVDARPALALPGVLAVLTHENAPRLGEPDDPTLSVLQDPRVPHRGWFVALVVAETLEAARDGAAAVRVLYEAAEHHVTLSAADPEAYVPETANGGYPAVTEHGDPDGAFAASATRLECAYRVPPLHNHPMEPHTTTARWDDGRLTAYTSSQGTSAVRAELARLFALPEERITVLAEHVGGGFGSKGTPRCDVVLAAMAARHTGRPVTLALPRRTLPAVVGHRATTLHRVRLGADTEGRISALTHEVTTCSSRVKEFVEQAAVPARVMYAAPDSRTRHRVVRLDVPTPSWMRAPGEAPGMFALESALDELACATGVDPVELRVRNEPETEPDSGKPFSSRHLVECLREGARRFGWAGRDPRPRSGAAGPLLVGTGVAAATYPVLVSPCVASARALPDGGFLVRVNATDIGTGARTVCAQVAADALGVPAERVRIEIGDSRIGFAPMAGGSAGTASWGWAVHEACARLTERLAAHTGVLPEEGVEASADTSDAAGAASPWSRHAFGAHFAEVAVDTVTGEVRVTRLLGVFAAGRVLNPRTARSQFVGGMTMGLGMALTEGSTMDPAFGGFVESDLASYHVPAHADVPSVEAHWIEEDDPHLNPMGSKGIGEIGIVGSAAAVGNAVHHATGVRFRELPLTPDRVLTGLLDHAHAPGTLGV, from the coding sequence ATGACCGGTACCGAGACCGTGCTGGGCGCGCCCGCCGAGCGCCGGGAGGGGCGCGAGAAGGTCACCGGCGCCGCCCGCTACGCCGCCGAGTACGACCATCCGGGCCGGGCCCTGGCGTGGCCGGTGCCGGCGACGGTCGCCCGCGGCCGTGTGACCGCCGTCGACGCCCGGCCCGCGCTCGCCCTGCCGGGCGTGCTCGCGGTGCTCACCCACGAGAACGCGCCGCGGCTGGGCGAGCCGGACGATCCCACCCTGTCCGTGCTCCAGGACCCGCGGGTGCCGCACCGGGGCTGGTTCGTCGCGCTGGTCGTCGCCGAGACGCTGGAGGCGGCGCGGGACGGGGCCGCGGCGGTGCGGGTGCTCTACGAGGCGGCGGAGCACCACGTGACGCTGTCCGCCGCCGACCCGGAGGCGTACGTGCCCGAGACGGCGAACGGCGGGTATCCGGCCGTCACCGAGCACGGCGACCCGGACGGCGCGTTCGCCGCGTCGGCGACCCGGCTGGAGTGCGCGTACCGGGTGCCGCCGCTGCACAACCACCCGATGGAGCCGCACACCACCACCGCCCGCTGGGACGACGGCCGGCTGACGGCGTACACCTCCAGCCAGGGCACCAGCGCCGTCCGCGCCGAGCTGGCCCGGCTGTTCGCGCTGCCCGAGGAGCGGATCACGGTCCTGGCCGAGCACGTGGGCGGCGGCTTCGGCTCCAAGGGCACGCCCCGGTGCGACGTGGTGCTGGCGGCGATGGCCGCCCGGCACACCGGCCGGCCGGTGACGCTGGCGCTGCCGCGCCGCACCCTGCCGGCCGTGGTGGGGCACCGGGCGACGACCCTGCACCGGGTGCGGCTGGGCGCCGATACCGAGGGCCGGATCTCCGCGCTGACGCACGAGGTGACGACGTGCAGCTCGCGGGTGAAGGAGTTCGTGGAGCAGGCCGCGGTGCCCGCCCGGGTGATGTACGCGGCGCCGGACAGCCGGACCCGGCACCGGGTGGTGCGGCTGGACGTGCCCACGCCGTCCTGGATGCGCGCGCCGGGCGAGGCACCGGGCATGTTCGCGCTGGAGTCGGCCCTCGACGAGCTGGCCTGCGCGACGGGCGTGGACCCGGTGGAACTGCGGGTGCGCAACGAGCCGGAGACCGAGCCGGACAGCGGGAAGCCGTTCAGCAGCCGGCACCTGGTGGAATGCCTGCGGGAGGGGGCCCGCCGCTTCGGATGGGCCGGCCGGGACCCGCGCCCGCGCTCGGGTGCCGCCGGGCCGCTGCTGGTGGGCACCGGGGTGGCGGCGGCGACGTACCCGGTGCTGGTGTCGCCGTGCGTGGCGTCGGCGCGGGCGCTGCCCGACGGGGGCTTCCTGGTGCGGGTCAACGCCACCGACATCGGCACGGGGGCCCGGACGGTCTGCGCGCAGGTCGCCGCGGACGCGCTGGGCGTGCCCGCGGAGCGGGTGCGCATCGAGATCGGCGACAGCCGCATCGGGTTCGCGCCGATGGCCGGGGGCTCCGCGGGCACGGCGTCCTGGGGCTGGGCGGTGCACGAGGCGTGCGCCCGGCTCACGGAGCGGCTCGCCGCGCACACCGGCGTCCTGCCGGAGGAGGGGGTCGAGGCGAGCGCCGACACCTCGGACGCGGCGGGCGCGGCGAGCCCCTGGTCGCGGCACGCGTTCGGCGCGCACTTCGCCGAGGTGGCGGTCGACACGGTCACCGGGGAGGTGCGGGTGACGCGCCTGCTGGGCGTCTTCGCCGCGGGCCGCGTCCTCAACCCCCGTACGGCGCGGTCGCAGTTCGTCGGCGGGATGACGATGGGGCTCGGCATGGCGCTGACCGAGGGCAGCACGATGGACCCGGCGTTCGGCGGATTCGTCGAGTCGGACCTGGCCTCGTACCACGTGCCGGCGCACGCCGACGTGCCGTCGGTGGAGGCGCACTGGATCGAGGAGGACGATCCGCACCTCAACCCGATGGGCAGCAAGGGGATCGGCGAGATCGGCATCGTCGGCTCGGCGGCGGCCGTCGGCAACGCCGTCCACCACGCCACCGGCGTCCGCTTCCGGGAACTGCCGCTCACCCCCGACCGGGTCCTCACCGGTCTGCTCGACCACGCGCACGCCCCGGGGACGCTGGGCGTGTGA
- a CDS encoding SAM-dependent methyltransferase: protein MQADKQLSTEIDANVPTAARMYDFYLGGKDNYAADRAAVGELDKVVPSTRRLALNNRRFLQRVVRTLAEDYGIRQFLDHGSGLPTQDNVHQVAQRVAPDSRVIYVDNDPMVLVHGRALLDQNDRTAVIHADMRSTEEIFSHPDTRRLIDFTQPVAVLFNSVFHCIPDSDTDGPMAVVRRVTERMAPGSYAVMCQLVSEDAEVRRSVTEFMDQATQGHWGRVREPRDVEEWFEGMDVLEPGLVEVSTWRPDNEVAPRQLTQEWIEFGGVGRLR from the coding sequence ATGCAAGCCGACAAGCAGCTGTCCACGGAGATCGACGCCAACGTGCCGACCGCCGCGCGTATGTACGACTTCTACCTGGGCGGCAAGGACAACTACGCGGCGGACCGGGCGGCGGTCGGGGAGCTGGACAAGGTCGTCCCCAGCACGCGCCGGCTGGCGCTCAACAACCGCCGCTTCCTCCAGCGTGTGGTCCGCACCCTCGCCGAGGACTACGGGATACGCCAGTTCCTCGACCACGGCTCCGGCCTGCCCACCCAGGACAACGTGCACCAGGTCGCCCAGCGCGTCGCCCCCGACTCGCGCGTGATCTACGTCGACAACGACCCGATGGTGCTCGTGCACGGCAGGGCGCTGCTCGACCAGAACGACCGCACCGCCGTGATACACGCCGACATGCGGTCCACCGAGGAGATCTTCTCCCACCCGGACACCCGGCGCCTGATCGACTTCACGCAGCCGGTGGCCGTGCTCTTCAACTCGGTCTTCCACTGCATCCCCGACAGCGACACCGACGGGCCCATGGCCGTGGTGCGCCGCGTCACCGAGCGGATGGCCCCCGGCAGTTACGCCGTGATGTGCCAGCTCGTCAGCGAGGACGCGGAGGTGCGCCGCTCGGTGACGGAGTTCATGGACCAGGCGACCCAGGGCCACTGGGGCCGCGTGCGCGAACCCCGGGACGTCGAGGAGTGGTTCGAGGGCATGGACGTCCTGGAGCCGGGCCTCGTGGAGGTCTCCACCTGGCGCCCGGACAACGAGGTGGCGCCGCGCCAGCTCACCCAGGAGTGGATCGAGTTCGGCGGCGTCGGCCGGCTGCGCTGA
- a CDS encoding DUF397 domain-containing protein, with protein MPPLRNGVQASSLDACWMKSRYSNAEGNCVEVALVDGGIAMRNSRDPDGPALVYTSAEVAAFVAGAKDGEFDYLL; from the coding sequence GTGCCACCACTGCGCAACGGAGTGCAGGCGAGTTCACTGGACGCCTGCTGGATGAAGAGCCGGTACAGCAACGCCGAGGGCAACTGTGTCGAGGTCGCCCTCGTCGACGGGGGCATAGCCATGCGCAACTCCCGCGATCCCGACGGCCCCGCCCTCGTCTACACCTCCGCGGAGGTCGCCGCCTTCGTCGCCGGCGCGAAGGACGGGGAGTTCGACTATCTGCTGTAG
- a CDS encoding ATP-binding protein, whose amino-acid sequence MSSPAHRTLRSPGEPASGTGVAGRFGGPPHTVRPGAWPSPDHCAKHRPSAARPASAALRITCTREGFARARAFTRDTLRAWSLEHRGDDAVLVLTELATNAVAHAGPPAGSAGTPEVRLGLALDPGYLTLTVSDPGEDAPVFLPSDESALREHGRGLGIVDALSEVWGWTPRTPAGKTVWAKLPTRPLT is encoded by the coding sequence GTGTCGTCACCTGCGCACCGAACGCTCCGGTCACCCGGCGAACCCGCTTCGGGGACGGGTGTGGCCGGCCGGTTCGGTGGCCCTCCGCACACGGTGCGGCCCGGCGCGTGGCCGTCCCCCGATCACTGTGCGAAGCACCGCCCGTCCGCCGCGCGGCCCGCCTCGGCGGCGCTGCGCATCACCTGCACCAGGGAGGGATTCGCCCGCGCCAGGGCCTTCACCCGGGACACCTTGCGCGCCTGGTCGCTGGAGCACCGCGGCGACGACGCCGTCCTGGTCCTCACCGAACTCGCCACCAACGCCGTCGCGCACGCCGGCCCCCCGGCGGGCTCGGCCGGGACCCCCGAGGTCCGGCTCGGCCTCGCCCTCGACCCGGGCTACCTGACGCTGACCGTCTCGGACCCCGGCGAGGACGCGCCCGTGTTCCTGCCCTCCGACGAGTCGGCCCTGCGGGAGCACGGCCGCGGGCTGGGCATCGTCGACGCCCTGTCGGAGGTGTGGGGCTGGACCCCGAGGACTCCGGCCGGCAAGACCGTCTGGGCCAAGCTGCCCACTCGTCCCCTGACTTGA
- the tgmB gene encoding ATP-grasp ribosomal peptide maturase, which produces MTVLILTCEEDVTADMVVVRLNASGVPVVRLDPADLTRSVGLSAEFGHGSLRGRLATDGRLVDLAALRSVWVRRPGGAASGAAHPSAWLTEESSQALYGVLRGTGARWMNDPDAAHRARYKPWQLRLAQRCGLPVPATLITTFPGAAREFADRYPDLVVKPVSGAHPQDPPRAVPTSRVPPGADFSAVAHGPTLLQRRVVKRADIRLTAVGGRLFAARTSVLSPGDQEVDVRFAASREPWRPTAVPRYAADGVRAYLREARLAYGAFDFAEDGEGTWWFLECNQSGQFGFVEVDTGQPIARTIAEWLARPGAERPATAPRTRTTAC; this is translated from the coding sequence ATGACCGTGTTGATCCTCACCTGTGAAGAGGACGTCACCGCCGACATGGTGGTGGTCCGTCTGAACGCCTCGGGCGTACCGGTGGTGCGGCTGGACCCGGCCGACCTGACCCGCTCCGTGGGGCTCTCCGCCGAGTTCGGGCACGGCTCCCTGCGGGGCCGTCTCGCCACGGACGGACGGCTGGTGGACCTGGCGGCGCTGCGCTCGGTGTGGGTGCGGCGGCCGGGCGGCGCGGCGAGCGGCGCCGCCCACCCCTCCGCGTGGCTGACCGAGGAGTCCTCACAGGCGCTGTACGGGGTGCTCCGGGGCACCGGTGCCCGCTGGATGAACGATCCGGACGCAGCGCACCGGGCCCGGTACAAGCCCTGGCAGTTGCGGCTGGCCCAGCGCTGCGGGCTGCCGGTGCCGGCCACGCTGATCACGACGTTCCCGGGGGCGGCGCGGGAGTTCGCCGACCGCTATCCGGACCTCGTGGTCAAGCCGGTCTCCGGGGCGCATCCGCAGGACCCGCCGAGGGCGGTGCCGACGAGCAGGGTGCCGCCGGGGGCGGACTTCTCCGCCGTCGCCCACGGTCCGACGCTGCTGCAGCGCCGGGTGGTCAAGCGGGCGGACATCCGGCTGACCGCGGTCGGCGGGCGGCTGTTCGCGGCCCGCACGTCCGTCCTGTCGCCGGGCGATCAGGAGGTGGACGTCCGGTTCGCCGCGTCGCGCGAACCGTGGCGGCCCACCGCGGTGCCCCGGTACGCGGCCGACGGGGTCCGCGCCTATCTGCGCGAGGCGCGACTGGCCTACGGGGCCTTCGACTTCGCCGAGGACGGAGAGGGCACCTGGTGGTTCCTGGAGTGCAACCAGTCGGGACAGTTCGGTTTCGTGGAGGTGGACACGGGCCAGCCGATCGCCCGCACGATCGCCGAGTGGCTGGCGCGTCCGGGTGCGGAGCGGCCGGCGACCGCCCCCCGCACCCGGACGACGGCGTGCTGA
- the tgmA gene encoding putative ATP-grasp-modified RiPP, with amino-acid sequence MQPFALNYARPAVESDTTPPYLYDRGMQLNLLCDGRVAARDHALLRELGTTTSTAGSKTHFDD; translated from the coding sequence ATGCAACCGTTCGCGCTCAACTACGCACGACCGGCGGTGGAGTCGGACACCACCCCTCCGTACCTCTACGACCGCGGGATGCAGTTGAACCTGCTGTGTGACGGCCGGGTCGCGGCCCGCGACCACGCGCTGCTGCGGGAGCTGGGCACCACGACCTCCACCGCCGGGTCGAAGACCCACTTCGACGACTGA
- a CDS encoding xanthine dehydrogenase family protein subunit M, whose amino-acid sequence MKPFAYVRAGSVEEATDAYAAHPGARYLGGGTNLVDLMKLGVESPAALVDVTRLPLRSVEELPDGALRVGAMVRNSDLAAHPAVRDRYPVLSQALLAGASGQLRNAATTGGNLLQRTRCPYFQDPSMPCNKRVPGSGCGALEGVHRDHAVLGYSGSCIATHPSDMAVALAALDARVELYGSGGARTVPAAEFHRLPGNHPEWDTEIRPGELVTGVLLPAGTAGLPSAYRKARDRASYAFALASVAAVLELSDGVVERVGLAFGALAHRPWRARRAEAALRGAAPTRAAFEHALELELADAEPLRDNAYKVPLARRLALDVLGRLAPPATN is encoded by the coding sequence GTGAAGCCCTTCGCCTACGTACGGGCGGGCAGCGTCGAGGAGGCCACCGACGCGTACGCCGCCCACCCCGGCGCCCGCTACCTGGGCGGCGGCACCAACCTGGTGGACCTGATGAAGCTCGGCGTGGAGTCGCCCGCCGCGCTCGTCGACGTCACCCGGCTCCCGCTCAGGTCGGTGGAGGAGCTGCCCGACGGGGCGCTGCGCGTCGGGGCGATGGTCCGCAACAGCGACCTCGCCGCCCACCCCGCCGTCCGCGACCGCTACCCGGTGCTGTCCCAGGCGCTGCTGGCGGGCGCCTCGGGGCAGTTGCGCAACGCGGCCACCACCGGCGGGAACCTGCTCCAGCGCACCCGGTGCCCGTACTTCCAGGACCCGTCCATGCCGTGCAACAAGCGGGTGCCCGGCAGCGGCTGCGGCGCGCTGGAGGGCGTCCACCGCGACCACGCCGTGCTCGGCTACTCGGGGAGTTGCATCGCCACCCACCCCTCCGACATGGCCGTCGCGCTGGCCGCCCTCGACGCCCGCGTGGAGCTGTACGGCAGCGGGGGCGCCCGCACCGTGCCCGCCGCGGAGTTCCACCGGCTGCCCGGCAACCATCCGGAGTGGGACACCGAGATCCGCCCCGGCGAGCTGGTGACGGGCGTGCTGCTGCCGGCCGGCACGGCGGGGCTGCCCTCGGCCTACCGCAAGGCGCGTGACCGGGCGTCGTACGCCTTCGCGCTGGCCTCCGTCGCCGCCGTGCTGGAGCTGTCCGACGGAGTGGTGGAGCGGGTGGGCCTCGCCTTCGGGGCGCTCGCGCACCGGCCCTGGCGGGCCCGGCGGGCGGAGGCGGCGCTGCGGGGCGCCGCGCCCACCCGGGCCGCGTTCGAGCACGCCCTCGAACTGGAGCTGGCGGACGCGGAACCGCTGCGGGACAACGCCTACAAGGTGCCGCTGGCCCGGCGGCTCGCCCTGGACGTCCTGGGCCGGCTGGCCCCGCCCGCCACGAACTGA
- a CDS encoding DUF1232 domain-containing protein, whose amino-acid sequence METTTVVIAVAVVLAATALAAAVAVLVRLVRTRRDLLRAGLPTGPRWVFWGAVLYLLLPADLLPDPVYLDDVGVLLLALRSMRGSLGARERAASGGGDVGGRTGTEPPHDYAP is encoded by the coding sequence GTGGAGACGACCACAGTGGTGATCGCGGTCGCGGTGGTGCTCGCCGCGACGGCCCTGGCGGCGGCTGTGGCCGTGCTGGTGCGGCTGGTCCGCACCCGGCGCGACCTCCTGCGGGCCGGGCTGCCCACCGGCCCCCGCTGGGTGTTCTGGGGTGCCGTGCTCTATCTCCTCCTCCCCGCCGACCTGCTGCCCGATCCGGTCTATCTGGACGATGTCGGGGTGCTGTTGCTCGCCCTGCGTTCGATGCGCGGATCCCTCGGCGCACGCGAGCGCGCCGCGTCCGGCGGCGGGGACGTCGGCGGGAGGACCGGCACGGAACCGCCCCACGACTACGCTCCGTGA
- a CDS encoding roadblock/LC7 domain-containing protein yields MAVESDVLEELHRLRSRVPQLTGSLAATVDGLVVAADAPGTEPEGLAALTAAALGVSHRMAEATARGGFCELLLRGADGYVATYAAGPAAVLTLLAEGRVNVGRLHLEGRRSGARIGELVAARLAPERGPAPARRSPPAHGNGAALPADPARPIGTLPVRTPAHPAHQPVPQADGHRRPT; encoded by the coding sequence ATGGCCGTCGAGAGCGACGTCCTGGAGGAACTGCACCGACTGCGCAGCCGCGTGCCCCAGCTCACCGGCTCGCTCGCGGCCACCGTCGACGGGCTCGTCGTGGCCGCCGACGCGCCCGGCACCGAACCGGAGGGGCTCGCCGCGCTCACGGCCGCCGCGCTCGGTGTCTCCCACCGGATGGCGGAGGCCACCGCGCGTGGCGGATTTTGCGAACTGCTGCTGCGCGGGGCCGACGGCTACGTCGCGACCTACGCCGCCGGCCCGGCCGCCGTGCTCACCCTGCTCGCCGAGGGCCGGGTCAACGTGGGCCGTCTCCACCTGGAGGGCCGGCGCAGCGGTGCCCGCATCGGCGAACTCGTCGCGGCCCGCCTCGCCCCCGAACGCGGCCCGGCCCCCGCACGCCGGTCACCCCCTGCGCACGGCAACGGCGCGGCCCTGCCCGCGGACCCCGCCCGGCCCATCGGCACCCTGCCGGTGCGCACCCCGGCGCACCCCGCCCACCAGCCCGTCCCCCAGGCCGACGGCCACCGTCGGCCGACCTGA
- a CDS encoding DUF5133 domain-containing protein, with amino-acid sequence MLEPDPKVVRELLTRYASLRIAQAERERPAAARELADVSYTLCVMMATTGIHDAVAKADALLAKGRPPTASDAAGADGESDLSLAV; translated from the coding sequence GTGCTCGAACCGGACCCGAAGGTCGTCAGGGAGTTGCTGACGCGGTACGCGTCACTGCGCATCGCTCAGGCGGAGAGGGAGCGGCCGGCCGCGGCCCGCGAACTGGCGGACGTCAGCTACACGCTCTGCGTGATGATGGCGACGACAGGCATCCACGACGCGGTGGCCAAGGCCGACGCGCTGCTGGCCAAGGGACGTCCGCCGACCGCCTCCGACGCGGCGGGCGCGGACGGGGAGAGCGACCTGTCACTGGCGGTCTGA
- a CDS encoding DUF664 domain-containing protein: MARMSDRPERWTEATVHPDMWTDPDKDPRDNEGPGPDGELATLLECLANYRLTLRMKCEGLDPGQLARRSVPPSTMSLLGLLRHLAEVERDWRNWIGAGDPLPKLYGARDADFHGAVAEQAVVDSAYADLEREQAATDAALAAHADLGARIGEQGIAVRELHVHRIDEYARHCGHADLLRECVDGRVGQ, encoded by the coding sequence ATGGCCCGCATGAGCGACCGACCCGAGCGATGGACCGAGGCCACCGTCCACCCCGACATGTGGACCGACCCTGACAAGGACCCCCGCGACAACGAGGGCCCCGGCCCCGACGGCGAACTCGCCACCCTCCTGGAGTGCCTGGCCAACTACCGGCTGACCCTGCGCATGAAGTGCGAGGGCCTGGACCCCGGACAGCTGGCCCGCCGCTCGGTCCCGCCGTCGACCATGTCCCTGCTCGGCCTCCTCCGCCACCTCGCGGAGGTCGAGCGCGACTGGCGCAACTGGATCGGCGCCGGCGACCCCCTGCCCAAGCTGTACGGGGCGCGGGACGCCGACTTCCACGGAGCCGTCGCCGAACAGGCCGTCGTCGACTCGGCCTACGCCGACCTGGAGCGCGAGCAGGCAGCCACCGACGCCGCGCTGGCCGCCCACGCGGACCTGGGGGCCCGGATCGGCGAGCAGGGCATCGCCGTCCGCGAACTGCACGTGCACCGCATCGACGAGTACGCCCGCCACTGCGGCCACGCCGACCTGCTGCGCGAGTGCGTCGACGGCCGCGTGGGCCAGTGA
- a CDS encoding helix-turn-helix transcriptional regulator has product MSTTSPRISRLEPYLDRVEPAPTLLKMLVGVQLAGFREDAGLSQDQAARKLGFSGAKLSRIESGKGRRPPTEKDVRALLKLYGTDAYEASVLVKLLGRAGEPGWWQRYDKRLMPEWFERLVGLQEAAETIRTFEIQYVPGLLQTAAYTRAVVERGLPNAPAAEVERRVELRMRRAELLHRTGAPQLWAIIDESVLLRVLGSREVMREQLEHLVVMAERPHVTLQIVPLDVTNASAPAIPVTYLRFGGVDLPDVVYLEHIRSANFLEDQDETEEYRVALDRLADEALTPRESVRILRETMARRYPAG; this is encoded by the coding sequence ATGTCCACCACATCGCCACGCATCTCCCGTCTCGAACCCTACCTCGACCGGGTCGAGCCGGCTCCCACTCTGCTGAAGATGCTCGTCGGCGTGCAGTTGGCCGGTTTCCGTGAGGACGCGGGCCTCTCCCAGGACCAGGCGGCGCGCAAACTGGGCTTCAGCGGCGCCAAGCTCTCCCGCATCGAGTCGGGCAAAGGCCGCAGGCCCCCGACGGAGAAGGACGTCCGCGCCCTCCTCAAGCTCTACGGCACGGACGCCTACGAGGCGTCGGTGCTGGTCAAGCTGCTAGGCAGGGCCGGTGAGCCCGGCTGGTGGCAGCGGTACGACAAGCGTCTGATGCCGGAGTGGTTCGAGCGCCTGGTCGGCCTCCAGGAGGCCGCGGAGACCATCCGCACCTTCGAGATCCAGTACGTGCCGGGTCTGCTCCAGACCGCCGCGTACACCCGTGCCGTGGTCGAGCGGGGCCTGCCCAACGCGCCCGCCGCCGAGGTGGAACGCCGGGTCGAGCTGCGGATGCGCCGGGCGGAGCTGCTGCACCGGACCGGCGCACCGCAACTGTGGGCGATCATCGACGAGTCGGTCCTGCTGCGCGTGCTGGGCAGCCGCGAGGTCATGCGCGAGCAACTGGAACACCTGGTGGTGATGGCGGAGCGGCCCCACGTGACGCTCCAGATCGTGCCGCTGGACGTGACGAACGCGTCGGCGCCCGCGATCCCGGTCACCTACCTGCGCTTCGGCGGTGTGGACCTGCCCGACGTGGTCTATCTGGAGCACATCCGGAGCGCCAACTTCCTGGAGGACCAGGACGAGACCGAGGAGTACCGGGTCGCGCTGGACCGGCTGGCCGACGAGGCGCTGACGCCCCGGGAGTCCGTGCGGATACTGCGCGAGACGATGGCGCGGCGCTACCCCGCCGGCTGA
- a CDS encoding beta-1,3-glucanase family protein, producing the protein MTPRHQRNLGRRKLLYALGGAAVAVPAIAAIAPHALAETASGGDGGPSAKADGALPVTLVNNTGSFGNDDIHVYVVGNEGGRQVRLTPEGTLAPISLSDNGPDGFTDYALGLTGTETRLTLPHMSGRIYVALGGKLRFKAVADGNGDAALQYPAGWVTSDPSYGVLHDSAEFTYNADGMFCNTTMVDMFSVPLSIRLTGSQDQTTGTVRPGGRAAAFAALREIEEFAPLVVDDTRVIAPGHGLDAGLFPKDYLAPYIDEVWSTYTGKDLVVTTNAGTFTGRVRGDRLTFEGPAQVSFAKPSTRDVLFCDGNLAAPNDGTTGPVAAVLGAGFNRATLLSSSRQPTTDPATFYGTALTNHYAKAVHAATEDGRAYGFAFDDVADFASYVQDTAPTGFRLTLSPL; encoded by the coding sequence ATGACTCCTCGTCACCAGCGGAACCTCGGCCGCCGCAAGCTGCTGTACGCCCTCGGCGGCGCGGCCGTCGCCGTCCCCGCCATCGCCGCGATCGCCCCCCACGCCCTCGCGGAGACCGCCTCCGGCGGCGACGGCGGCCCCTCGGCCAAGGCCGACGGCGCCCTGCCCGTCACCCTGGTCAACAACACTGGCTCCTTCGGGAACGACGACATCCACGTCTACGTCGTCGGCAACGAGGGCGGGCGGCAGGTCCGGCTCACCCCGGAGGGCACCCTCGCCCCCATCTCCCTCTCCGACAACGGCCCCGACGGCTTCACCGACTACGCCCTCGGCCTGACCGGCACCGAGACCCGGCTCACCCTGCCCCACATGTCCGGCCGCATCTACGTGGCGCTCGGCGGGAAGCTGCGGTTCAAGGCGGTCGCGGACGGCAACGGCGACGCCGCCCTCCAGTACCCGGCGGGCTGGGTCACCTCCGACCCGAGCTACGGGGTGCTGCACGACAGCGCCGAGTTCACCTACAACGCCGACGGCATGTTCTGCAACACCACCATGGTCGACATGTTCAGCGTGCCGCTGAGCATCCGGCTGACCGGCTCGCAGGACCAGACCACCGGCACCGTGCGTCCCGGCGGCCGGGCTGCCGCCTTCGCCGCGCTGCGCGAGATCGAGGAGTTCGCGCCGCTGGTCGTGGACGACACCCGTGTCATCGCCCCCGGCCACGGCCTGGACGCCGGCCTGTTCCCGAAGGACTACCTCGCCCCGTACATCGACGAGGTGTGGAGCACCTACACCGGCAAGGACCTCGTCGTCACCACCAACGCCGGCACCTTCACCGGCCGGGTCCGCGGCGACCGCCTCACCTTCGAAGGCCCCGCCCAGGTCTCCTTCGCCAAGCCGTCCACCCGGGACGTGCTCTTCTGCGACGGGAACCTCGCCGCGCCCAACGACGGCACCACCGGACCGGTCGCCGCCGTCCTCGGCGCCGGTTTCAACCGCGCGACGCTGCTCTCCTCCAGCCGGCAGCCGACGACCGACCCCGCCACGTTCTACGGCACCGCCCTGACCAACCACTACGCCAAGGCGGTGCACGCGGCCACCGAGGACGGCCGGGCCTACGGCTTCGCCTTCGACGACGTGGCCGACTTCGCCTCCTACGTCCAGGACACCGCCCCCACCGGCTTCCGGCTGACCCTCTCCCCCCTCTGA